One region of Anaerotignum faecicola genomic DNA includes:
- a CDS encoding V-type ATP synthase subunit D: EKVKELTVKLSMVENSAYRLANSIKRTQKRANALKNITIPRYEALTRNITNALEEKDREEFTRLKVIKRNKTSA; encoded by the coding sequence GAAAAGGTGAAGGAGCTTACGGTAAAGCTGTCCATGGTGGAAAATTCCGCATACCGCCTGGCAAACAGCATCAAGCGGACACAGAAGCGCGCCAACGCGCTTAAGAATATCACGATCCCGCGCTACGAGGCGCTGACCAGAAACATCACAAATGCGCTGGAAGAAAAGGACCGCGAGGAATTCACCAGGCTGAAGGTGATTAAGCGAAACAAAACCAGCGCCTGA